TCTGCCTCCCTGAAACACCTCTCTATGAAGGTGGCTTTCTTGGTAGCGATTACTTCCATGAAGAGGGTGGGTGAGCTCCATGCTCTTTCGGTAAGTTCTGAGTGCTACCGGATGGACCCCGGGGAAGGAGTATATATCTCCGTCCCAACCCTTCATTCCTCCCGAAGGTTCTGTCAGACAGGCATGTGAACATCCCTTTTATCCTGTCTGCTTACGAGCCCCCCTCCCTCCGGCAAGATGTGGCTGCCTATGTGGAGCGGACACAGTCAGTGAGAACAACAGACCAGCTCTTTGTCTGATTTGGCGAGAGAGTCCTGGGGGCTGGGCTATCAAAGCAGAGGCCCTCTCACTGGATCGAGTAAACGATTACGACAGCATACCGCCTAGCTGGCAGGCCAGTGCTGGGATCTGTGGTGGCACATTCAACACGAGGTGTTGGTGTGTCCTGGGCTCTACTGAGAGGAGTGCCCTCGCTGATATCTGTGCTGCGGCCAGCTGGGCTTCCTTGTGCACCTTTGCTAGGTACTATCGGGTAAATGTGGCACCACCCTCTGTGGTTGGTTCAGTGGTCCTGGGCGTCACCTCCAATTCCGGGGATGTGCCGGGACCCCTCTTCCACATTGAGGGCCCCTGCGTCTTGGTCCCGCGCTGGGACTTCGTCGCTGGCTGGCCAGGTCCCTCTAGCACTGAATAATCTGGTACGGGTATACCAaaatattggagtgatccaatatagtgaaacataacgaaggttacgtatgtaaccacggttatgtgagctatatggatcactccaatCCTTTATGGTGCTAGAAGCGCCTCAAAAATGATGTAGATAACATGCCACGGCCATGGGGTCTATATATAGGGGCGGACCCTAGCCGTTACACAGGTGAACACGGGAGTAAATCTGTAAATACTCACCTCGGATGTATCCCTCCGCTGCGGAGTGACACCAATATATTGGTgtgatccatatagctcacataaccgtggttacatacGTAACCTTCATTTTTACAGGATTGGGTCTGttgatcttctctctctctggcatgagttttttgttttatttcatcaGTATTATTCAGAAATTAAAACATACATCTGCACAGACTCAATGACGGGTGCTGTCAGTGGTTGCAAGTTGGAAGTTGGAGGTTCGAGCGAAGCGTAGGCCTAGCTGTCATTCTTGCCCCGTAGATGCTTGGAACATGCTATCAACAGTGTTACTGCCTTATTAGTGAGTGGTAGTTACAGCGTGACTGGTAGGCCTTGGCCACGTCTGCAAACTGCTGCAGCTCCTTGGAACAGTTCTGGTGGTAGCTGGTACCCTCCCTCTGCTGGCAGGCCCTCAGACGCTCCTGGACCACCTTCACGATCTCCTGGTCCACCTTACTGGGGGGGGCACACAACAGACAACTGTTAGGGTCAAGGGTGGTTGTGAATTCACTAAACAGGACAAGCCGATGAATGGTTAAAAGCAGTGGGTAACACGGAACCAAAACCGGCTGCGGCGTgcaccatcgtgcataaatgtattttgtccccccacaccaaacgcaggttaaaatatcaaaacaaactctgaaccaattatattaatttggggacagatcgaaaagcattaaacatttatggcaatttagctagttagcttgcacttgctagctaatttgtcctgggatataaacattgagttgttattttacctgaaatgcacaaggtcctctactccgccaattaatccacacataaaacggtcaaccgaatcgtttctaatcatctctcttccttccaggctttttcttgtcttgactttatattgcgattggcaactttcataaattaggtgcattaccgccactgacctcgttcgtctttcagtcacccatgtgggtataaccaatgagatggcatgtgggtacctgcttctataaaccattgaggagatgggagaggcaggacttctgatctgcgtcagaaatagaactgattttctattttagcccttggcaacgcagacactcgttggcgcaataattgaataacatagatttctaaatgtattttgcaacgcaagcggtgtagtcagcctgtaactGTCCTATCATATCTGACCACAGAACATTAATCTCTTGGACAAACTATGTAAGGTCAACTTCACGGTAACCGATTGATGCGGATTCAGACTTTTCATACAACAGATGTTGAAAGCCTTTCGTGAACTcacacttgactttttccccctCTTACTAGCAGACTTTGCTGATAGGTACTTTGAGGGAAAACTACTTACTATGACTGGTTGTCCAACCTAGCCATCTtaaaatgaatgcactaactaagtcgctctggataagatggCCTACCTTTTGTTACAGTATGTCTTGTCGTTTAATCCAGTCAATGGGTTTTTCCTCATGATGAGAGTTGATGTAGAGGGGTGTCAAACTTCTGGAGGACCACATTGTCTGCTGGTTTTCCCACTTTCCTTTGTTTCAGACTGGAAAACTATGACTATGTACTTCCAAGGTAATCAATGACCTTCATTGGGAGCAAAGTAAAGTCAGAGGCACTGCGGCCCTCGAGCTTGAAAGAGGAATACTTACTGATCTCTCCTCCACTGCATCTCAGCCTCATAGTAACAGGTGTAGTCTCCCTCTGTGCACTCGGTCAGCTCGGGGACACGGCGGAACTtctggtggtagtagttgtactTGTTGCCGGAGTGGATACCCTCCACAAGTTCTGTTGAGAGATGAGGGGAGCATGTCAACATTGACCTCTTGTTGATCATGTGGTACAAAGTACTTAAAGAGTCTTATTGCTCACTGATTTTACATGAAAGGATTGGTGAAAGCTATGTGGAACATTGGCTTTCACATAGCTATCCAATGTTAGATCAGTGATATTACTGGAAAGAGGTGAAGGATGCATTTCTAGACCCGAATTACAGTAATATGAAATTCAATGAGTAGTATCTAGCTAGTGTCAAGTGCATTGCGCTGCATGCAACATTATGCATTACACCTGAATAAACTAACTAAAACTGCAACACACATAGCTACCTAGCTAGGTAGAAAGCATAACCGCAACACTTGCTAGCCCAGACATCTAACGCTACCTAGTAAGCTAACTGAAACAATTTCTCTGAACTGCACATCTGACATTTGAAATCCTCAATTATCCTTATAAATGTTTAATGCCATGGTCTGTTTCCATGTATCTCGCTAGATATCCAACATTAGCTACTGTTAGCAACACCACAGATGGATTAGTTAAAAATATTTGGCAAaacgttagcctagctagctagctcacctcTGAATGTGGTGACAGGGAGGTCCACGGAATAATAGAAGAGTTTAGTCAAAATCAGGGCTGGGTTGGGAAGGGTCGTCTGCTTGTCCACGATGGGAGTCTGGCGGGGAGGCTCTGGGTACGCATCTTTATCATAGTCCGATGGCATTTTGCTGtcttttattaaagaaaaaaaaaacttctTCAAGTCGACCTCTTCTACGCGCATGCGTAGGAGGAACAACATGGCGTTGGAGGTCAGAAGTAAATATAACATGTAATATGGTGAACTTAAATACAATTTCAGTAagattacaaaaaaatatatattttatatacacCCTTTATCTCGAATATTGCATTTACATTTCTTTCATTTTTCAAGCAGAGGTCGAAGGTAAAAGTTCAGCGCAGAGAAAATGTGTGGTCAGAGATGAAGAGGCGACCCTGAACCCAAATATGTCCAAAACAAgaccaatgcgtttctatgggtttGTTTTAGACCTTAGCTTGGCGCCTGCCTTCCCGCCGTTGGGATCTCGTCATTATATATTGATCTCTGGTGTGTTCTAATTTAATGAACTTCCAGTCCACAAGGTGGCATAAAACATCAAATTACCCCCCAAAAGTCCAGAAAGTCGTCAGTGTGCGCAAATCTAGTTGAGGGTGGCGAGCGGAAGAGGATCAGTTGTTACAGTAAGTTGTATTAATGATAAGCGTTACGATTATCAAATGGAGGTATTACCCTCGACTAGGTCAGGTagttagctatctatctatctatatatctatctaaaGTAGTAAAGAGTTCGACTAAAACAATGAAAATGCCATGAGAACGCTGCGCATGTGCCACGTGGGGGGTGATCATTTTAGCTAGATCCAGAATCTCCTCGTTGCCGCCAATCCAAATTAGCCTACATTAAGGCTGTTTTTGTGTATGTGACACTCATGTTGGGGTAAAAATTGGAGTAAtacttgtatggatgtcaaccgcAATGCTTGTTCATGTCATCGTCACCAAACAAACTATTTCTATATGACTAACGTTCGCTATGCTACCAGTTTCTAAGAACTAGAGTTAGCATTTAGCCGAATTATTTTCTAACCCAGAGAAGGGGAACTTTTTAAATAGTATGCAGCGAAAACAGTCAAGTATATCCAACCCGGATTTTAGTTACCACCTTGTGGTCCTGTTGGAACACACAAATTATGACGGATTTGACCAATATCCACGTTGGATAAGATTTTGAGTTGGGGCCAATGAACGTGTCCTTTGTTCTATCCCACACGTTTTGCGTTCCATTGGTCTATTTACTGCATGTAGCTAGCTCGTTCGTTAGCTattttgtattgtactgtaccgTGACACGAAGTTCTGTCTCAAAGTTGGTAAATAGTTGGCAGTAAAACAATTGCATTATGAAGTCATTTAGCGGTTTGAATAGCTATTATTATCCTTGGGTGTATTCATATTTTTGCTCTTTTTAACTTAAAAAAAATCCTGTGTTTTGCGCTGGGGAAATATGTCATGTTTATTAGCTCGTGAAAGTGTCTAATAAATACCCTTGAACCTTGTCATGCATTCAATCTTCATAAGAAGAGCCTTTTATAAGCCTACATATAATACGTCGTCCACCCAAACATGTTATGAATTGGTACAGTAGATAAACAGtagatgtctctctctccccacagatgTCTGCAGCCAGTTGTCTGGGCACCCCACCACATGACCCACCACCAGAGGAGGCCCACCATGGGCCAGTGCTGGCAGCCCTGGTCTTGTTTGAAAATGAATACGGCTCCTTAACTGGGCCAGCCACCAAATTAGAACCCTTGCACAGAGTAACATCTTGAGTATGACTCTGACATCAGCACTTGTTCCTATCTCTTTCTGTCCCTTGCCTGGAcggcacacacagacatggtcaGTGCTCCTGCTGTCTTTTCTATATTTCTAACCTTGAAGGGCACCTTGGGGTCTACTAACTTTGGTCAGGggctctgtgtgtttgtttatgtgtgtatggTTTGATTTTAAGTTTATCTGGTGTGTTTTGTTGGATATTAAGACAACTTGTTGAACACGTTGCATGCTCCCTGTTCTTTCTCAGTATGCCATGTGCAAGAGGGCAATGGCGTTGTGCTTTTTGCACATGGTCTCAACGTCGGTAATATCCTCATTTCTTTGGACTTTGGCTGATGTTTCTCGGCTACCTCAGAATCATCTGCCGTCAAGATGACTTTTTAGAGCGGTTTTCTTTATTTGAGTTTCTCAAATATTAATTTGTAATGAATGCTGTATAGGAAATATTTCCCATTAGTTGTGCTACTAACTTGGTTTGAATAATGAAGGATTTGTTTCATGTGGAAAGAAATTAATCTTTTGACCTTGATGCAACACCTTTTTCCCAGGTTTTCTTCTGTTCTGTCATTCAAATCTCCGACATGCATAGAAATGTACAACGCTTGCATTATTGGTCCATTTGCAAGAATATTCTTAATTTTTTAGCTGTCACAGAAATGCAGTAGTCTGTTAAGTCAGCTTATGAAGGCATATTTCTAGTGTGGATATGTTGATCCCTGTAAAATCAATTTTCCACTGTTACTCTACATGTGTTCTGATGGCTAATGAATCTTGATCGTCACTAAATTTCCCAAGACCATCTCTTTGCCTGTATTAGTCAGTGTATCGGCTGTTCAGCACACGGACACTTGTCTTGAGCAACCGTTACTTAAGCTCCGAGGCCGACAGGGCACACAACATGGCCATTCATTCTCAGAATGCAGCCGTTAGGCCTCTTCCTGACACCTGTTCTTGGCACCGAGCTAAACTGGACAAGACGTCCGTCATAAACACGTAGGATGTGTGGGTTACTGACGGTACAAATGGGGAGGAGAAGGTTCTGGTTTTACAACTTGGTCCCCGAgcttttcatattattctgttcgtaaatccgagacactccatgtAGTATGATATTTTACAGTTCATATGGTAGGTATTAATTTGTTGTCATCACACATTTCGTGTAATATGTTCCAAATTCATAAATGTTCTGAATTTGTAAAACCTATGATAggttacaaattctagctaggtggctaaagtTAGATAggcaaggggttagggttaaaataTTAGGAATtgggttatatatttttttatttacaaaaaattattccaccttttatttaaccaggtaagccagttgagaacaagttcttatttacaactgcgacctggccaagataaagcaaagcagtgcgacacaaataacaacagagttacacatggaataaacaaacatacagtcaataacacaataggaaagtctatatacagtgtgtgcatatgaagtaagattagggaggtaaggcaataaataggtcatagtggcaaaataatgacaatttagcaattaaacactggagtgatagatgtgcagaagatgaatgtgcaagtagaaagaTGGGAGCAAAAaaaagaatataatatatatatcaatagggttaaagggttagctaacatgctaagtagttgcaggGTAGttaaaaagttgctaattagttgAAATGTAAAAGTAGTTCATGAGATTTACTCGCCACCTTTGGTTTGCTAGATGTTCGCGTTATACACCTaacccgaccaaccaccctactttcgtgtttgccttaagtaacccTCTGTCTTATGTAATCATACCAAATGTATCATATTTGAGTGTCCCGGGTTTACATTtaatgttacgtctagtctgagaccaggctgTGCTTTGTTTTCTATGTTATTGATAACAGTTATTAGTTTATATTGTACTTGTTTGCACTAATCCTTGTAGGTTATTATATTACTAGTCATAGTTCTGTTTAGAGCCAACATCTAGTAACCCATGTTTCATACTTCAGAGAAGGGTGATATGAATTCAactgaaatgtaaaaaatagACATCAAAATTAACTTTATCAAGGGTAAAGCACAGCAATAACTTGGGGTTTTAAAGCCCTTGAAGCATTATCAGAAGTTTATTGACGTGTACATCTGTTTCGCTCCCTCCCAGTCTCACCGTAAATTCCACGCGCCCCGCCATGGGCACATGGGCTTCCTGCCCTGCAAGCGCAGCAAGAAGCACCGGGGGAAGCCCCGCAGCTGGCCCCAGGACGACCCCAGCCAGCCCGTCCACCTCACCGCATTCATGGGCTACAAGGCCGGCATGACCCACATCCTGCGTGAGGTGCACCGCACTGGCCTGAGTATGTACAGTCTGCCTTACCACGTGTCATGGTGGGATGATGGAAGATTTGGCTAGAGCAATGTATATGTGAATCAGGAGTAAGAGCCATGAGAGAATTagacctggtcccagatctgtttgtgctgttttgACAAGGATCCCTGTGCAGACGCTCTAAGATGTTTTTAATTTCTGAATAATGGTGATGGAATCAAACCGCTGATGCCAGAGAGCCCAGCTCTGTTTTCAATCCTAGTCTTCTTCCTCTGTTCTGCTATGACGGTGATATGACACTTTGTCGTTCCTCCTGTAGGCTACACACAGGCCATTTGTCTTTATCATTTTTGTGGGAACtgacccatctctcctctccctcccaacaGAGCAAGCCAAACGTGAGTCTGTGGAGGCTGTCACTATCATCGAGACTCCGCctgtgatggtggtgggggttgTTGGGTACATCGACACAGTCCGTGGCCTGAGGTCCTTCAAGACCATCTTCGCCGAGCACCTCAGTGACGAGTGCAAGCGCAGATTCTACAAAAGCTGGTGGGTGGCAATGagcgtctggtgtgtgtgtgtgtgtgtgtgtgtgtgtgtgtgtgtcacattgaAGTATGGAGACGTGACTGACCTCTGTGCAGATGATGTTTGATGTTTTAATTTCTGAATAATAGTGTTGAAATCAAACCGCTGATgccagagaaggggaggaggaagtaacacatgATCAAGAGATTATTTTTCAATCTCTACCCTGTATGTAAACTCTTCCAGGTACAAGAGCAAGAAGAAGGCGTTCACCAAGTATGCCAAGAAGTGGACAGACGAGAGTGGCAAGAAGCAGCTGGAGAAGGACTTTAATAACATGAAGAAATACTGCACATCCATCCGGGTTCTCATCCACACTCAGGTACATACAACCCTCTTATCAATCATGTGATCCAACCGAAATCCTCCACTCCTATCCTCTAAGTTTCTATTGGCTTGTGCTGATTAAGTGACAGCTGGTGGTATCCCCCGTCTCCACCCCAAGGACCTCCCTTCGGAACGGGCACGGCTGTCTGAGTTACAGCCTACCCAGCTCCTACCAATCACATTGCAACTGAAAGGGGGGGAAAAACCTTCCCTAATCTCAAGGCCCCCGTTGCGAACaaatgtcttctctctctctctctcgcacgcacACATGCAGAGGAGTACTAGAGTATGGAGTTTCAAATGACAGTTTAAAAATACTCCTGTGAGGAGCAGAACCTCGACTGTACTTCCCTTGAGGGAAGTTTGTGTTGGCAACAAACATTACtcaatgttactgaatgtattcaGGGTATTGCGGTGTCTGTTTGTCGAAGCATGATTACTGTAAGATGTGGGGATAGAGCAATGTGTATGTGAATCATGTCTCCAGTCAGAGAATtggcctggttccagatctgttctAGCGGTCTTGATAATTCCTATGGTCAGTGTCACATTTGGCAGATGTTTTTTCTCTTTCTGCAGATGATGTATGATGTTTTAATttctgaataatagtgaaggaatCAAACCACTGATGCCAGAGAGAAAAACATGACCATATAAGTCAAGACTGGGGGGTGGATAGAGGATGCATTTTTGCAAATTGGTGGCAAGTAAATATTTTACAAAATTCAATGCGGCCTTCCGGATCTCGTTGTAGACCGACTGCGGCTCCCGGGGAAAAGTGAGTTTGACAACCCTGCCCTAGACGCTGATCTGGAGATTTCCCCCAATAATGGGTAGGATTGGGGAAAGGGAAGATCAGAGACTGAATTAGTCCGTGTGGAAGTGAAGGGAGCAGAGGCACTAAAGTTGTGTGTGAATCTTGCTGGCTTCTGTACATTTTATTATTCTCTAGATTCGCCTGCTGCCCCTCAAAGCTAAGAAGGCCCACATCATGGAGGTGCAGCTGAACGGTGGCACCATCTCTGAGAAGGTGGACTGGGTCAAGGAGAAGCTGGAGCAGCCCGTCCCTGTGTCCTCAGTCTTCTACCAGGACGAGATGATAGACGTCATCGGGGTCACCAAAGGTCACGGGATGAAAGGTAAGAGGTTTTGAGGTACTTGGTCGTCGGGGTAAAAGGGTCACCGTAGAAGATATTCCTAGGTCTCTcatccatttgttctgtcttgcTGCCAAACGTGACAATGTCCTCTGTGCAGATTATGTATAATTTCTGGATAATAGTGAAGGAATCAAACCACTGatttcagagagagggaggttttTGTTGTTGAGAATGACCATATGAGTTGTCACTCAGCCCGGGGATGAGTGTGAGAAATCTATATGGAAATGAATAACATGGCAGTACCATTGGTTATAATATCTCCATAGTTTAGACATGTCTCTAGATCTAACAGAGTGGCTCGAAGACCCAGAGTTTTTCTACTTGCTGATAATAATCTAATTAGTAAAAGATGTCAATGTCTGCTGACTGACGGTGTATTACTATTCAGATATTACATTATATTGGCTGGTCCTGTGGCATAACTCATTTCCTACTGATTTTCTATTGGTTGTCAGGTGTGACCAGTCGTTGGGGAGTGAAGAAACTGCCCAGGAAGACTCACAAGGGCCTGCGTAAGGTGGCCTGTATCGGAGCCTGGCACCCTTCCCGTGTGGGCTACACCATCGCCCGTGCCGGCCAGAAGGGCTACCACCACCGCACAGAGCTCAACAAGAAGGTCCGCAGCACCAGGGCTCTAGTTGAGATGGGCATATGAAATTCAGCATTTGACCAGATATTGTCATTTGACCAGGTCTTCCTTGAAAAATAGGTGTTTTGACCTCAAAAGGACTGACTACCTTGTAAAATTAGTTTTCTTCATACATTATACTTGGTTAATGAATGATCTGTGTGAATGTTTGAGTTGTGTATTGAACTGGGACTAGTTTGTGTTCTGTTGACTGTAATTACGTGGAGGTTCATACTGCTTAGACTGAGGGTGGTTCACCACCATCATGCTGTTTCAGTGTTTTATTCTTGTCTACAGATCTACCGTATTGGCAAAGGGATCCATGTCCAGGATGGCAAAGTGATCAAGAACAACGCTTCCACTAACTACGACACCACCCAGAAGACTATCACCCCCATGGTAATATAATATCATCACTATAacgtcctaataatgttattgacCTGGTTCTGAGCCTGGGAATGATGTGATATAACATGGCAACCATTCTAATTCTTACTATTGGTTcaaacttctttgggatcggtgtcccgtccacaggacggttgagctaacataggctaatgcgattagcatgaggttgtaagtaacaacatttcccaggacatggaCACATCTTATATGggtagaaagcttaaattcttgttaatctaactgcactgtccaatttacagtagctattacagtgaaatgatactatgctattgtttgaggagagtgctcaGTTTTGAActtagttattaataaacaaattaggcacatttgggcagtcttgatacatttTGAACTTAAATCCAATGGTTCAATGGATCAGTTTAAAACTTTGcaaatacactgctgccatctagtgggcaAAATCTAAATTTCACCtcggctggaataatacattatggcctttctcttgcatacAAAATAATGTTTGGGCTTTTTCTttgtcttttaccagatctgttgtgttatattctcttacgttcctttcacatttccacagtgtttcctttcaaatggtaccaataatattcatatccttgcttcaggtcctgagctacaggcagttagatttatgtatgtcattttaggtgaaaattggggGGGAAAGGGGCAGGTCCTTAGGAGGTTTTAATGATGTGATGCATCCTCTGCTTTTGATCACCAGCTTTGTCTGATGTCACATTGTAAAGCCAAACGTAGAGGCCTGACATGCGAGATGGGTATATGGCTGACATGGCCAGTATATGCACTATAATGGAGTATGTATTGCAGGTTGTGGCCATTAATGTGGTGTACTATTCGTTTAATCTGTATAATTATTCATCCatcctgttgtctgtctgtagggAGGGTTCCCCCACTATGGTGACGTGAAAAATGACTTCTTGATGCTGAAGGGCTGTGTGATCGGCTGCAGGAAACGTGTCCTCACCCTGAGAAAGGTACAGTGCCCATGTGTTAGTGACAACTACCTCTGTGCAGATGATGTATGATGTTTTAATttctgaataatagtgaaggaatCAAACCACTGATGCCGGAGAGGAAAacatgaccataggagttggggATGCTAAAGCATGGGATATatttgactgtgtgtttaactcttaacgtgtgtgtgtggtcatgtgCTTCTCTCACAGTCCATGCTGGTGCACACATCACGCAAGTCCAAGGAGACCATTGACCTCAAGTTCATCGACACCACATCCAAGTTTGGCTACGGCCACTTCCAGACCCCCCAGGAGAAGAGGGCCTTCATGGTGGGTACCGGCTGGGTTTGGGCCTGGGTGTAAGGCCTCGCTGTCTGTGGATGGGTGTGGGAGTGAGCTGAATCATTGTGGAGGGGAGTGGGACTGACGGACCATGttagtgatggagggaggagtgggACTGACGGACCGTGttagtgatggagggaggagtgggACTGACGGACCGTGttagtgatggagggaggagtgggACTGACGGACCGTGttagtgatggagggaggagcgGGACTGACGGACCGTGttagtgatggagggaggagtgggACTGACGGACCGTGttagtgatggagggaggagcgGGACTGACGGACCGTGttagtgatggagggaggagtgggACTGACGGACAGTGTTAGTGATGGAGCGGGACTGACGGACAGTGttagtgatggagggaggagcgGGACTGACGGACAGTGttagtgatggagggaggagcgGGACTGACGGACAGTTAGTGACGGAGGAGTATAGGTAAGTGAAGGGAAAGGCTATAGGTTTATGTAGGGACAGCGTAGGTTGGGGTGAAGGCACTGAAGCGTTTGTGTTAAGGCGGACACACTGTATCGAAAGTGACTATGGCATGACTGTTGTCTCAGTCATTGATAGTACAGGAATAGTGATGAAAGATTTTCCCGTGTTTGTTGGAATACCTGTTCCTGTCAAACCCTGTATCTTTCGAACATCTTCCACGTCTACAACAATCAATACTTTTAACGtgtaaaaaaaagttttattttgCTTAAACCCATGGTTTGATCTAATGCTATGACAATTGTGAAATTGGATGTGTATTAGCTGGATTCTGGATAGTGCTCAGGAAAAAAAGGTTAAGGAATGAGGTGGAGTGGTGCTCTCCCTTCTGCGTTCCAACTGGCACCCATagggcgctggtcaaaagtagtgcactatatagggtgccattcgggatggTACCCTATATCTCAGCTGACATGACGCATGTCTGGGTGCACCTGTTGCTTTAATACTGGACTTCTGTTGACCCTGCTGTGACTTTTGACCTACAGGGCCCACTGAAGAAGGACGTGCTGAAGAAACTGCCCGCCGAACCGTTGCCAGAGGAGGCTTAGAAGTGATGGTGGTCCACCGTTAACTAGCTCAACAGAGAAACAAATTCTTATAGTAACAGTCTTCTAATAAAACAGTCTTATTTATCCAGGCAGTGTTTGGCTATTCTTTTCAAATAAGCTTCAGCTTAGTTTAGACTAGgcatatgtcccaaatggcaccctattccccatatagtctACTACTTTTGTTCAGggtccaaatgacaccctatttcctgtATAAATGGACTGCCATTTGGGGGACCA
Above is a window of Salmo salar chromosome ssa03, Ssal_v3.1, whole genome shotgun sequence DNA encoding:
- the LOC106601814 gene encoding NADH dehydrogenase [ubiquinone] 1 beta subcomplex subunit 10; translation: MLFLLRMRVEEVDLKKFFFSLIKDSKMPSDYDKDAYPEPPRQTPIVDKQTTLPNPALILTKLFYYSVDLPVTTFRELVEGIHSGNKYNYYHQKFRRVPELTECTEGDYTCYYEAEMQWRRDHKVDQEIVKVVQERLRACQQREGTSYHQNCSKELQQFADVAKAYQSRYGDLGAYASSRKCLMKQKDRMMAAEAKA
- the rpl3l gene encoding ribosomal protein L3-like, with protein sequence MSHRKFHAPRHGHMGFLPCKRSKKHRGKPRSWPQDDPSQPVHLTAFMGYKAGMTHILREVHRTGLKQAKRESVEAVTIIETPPVMVVGVVGYIDTVRGLRSFKTIFAEHLSDECKRRFYKSWYKSKKKAFTKYAKKWTDESGKKQLEKDFNNMKKYCTSIRVLIHTQIRLLPLKAKKAHIMEVQLNGGTISEKVDWVKEKLEQPVPVSSVFYQDEMIDVIGVTKGHGMKGVTSRWGVKKLPRKTHKGLRKVACIGAWHPSRVGYTIARAGQKGYHHRTELNKKIYRIGKGIHVQDGKVIKNNASTNYDTTQKTITPMGGFPHYGDVKNDFLMLKGCVIGCRKRVLTLRKSMLVHTSRKSKETIDLKFIDTTSKFGYGHFQTPQEKRAFMGPLKKDVLKKLPAEPLPEEA